The DNA region TGGACGAAGTGGGAAGCGATGCGGCGCGGTATTTCTTCTGCAGCCGCACACTGGACAGCCAGATGGACTTCGATATTGACCTGGCGAAAAAGCAGTCCAGCGACAATCCTGTTTACTATATCCAGTATGCCAATGCCCGTATCCACAGCCTTTTTGCCCAGGCAAAAGAAGCGGGCGTAAAGTGGGGCGACTGGGAAAAGACAGACTTTACGAAACTGACGGAAGAATGTGAACTGGACCTTGTCAAGAAAATGGAAAACTACCATATGCTCATTGACGGCGCAGCGAAGGAACGAGCACCCCAGCGGATAGCGAAATATGCTTATGAGCTGGCAGGGCTTTTCCATCATTTTTACCGTGAATGCCGCATTCTGGGCGTTGAAGAAGGCGTGACACAGGCAAGGCTCGGCCTCATCACCGCCGTACAGCACGTGCTTGTCCACGCGCTTTCTATTCTCGGTGTTTCCGCACCGGAGCGCATGTAAAGGAGGAACCATGACAAAGTATATTTTCGTGACCGGCGGCGTCGTTTCATCTTTGGGGAAAGGCATCACCGCCGCTTCCCTGGGCCGTCTTCTGAAAAACAGAGGGTACAAAGTTACCATTCAGAAATTTGACCCTTATATCAATATCGATCCCGGTACCATGAGTCCTTACCAGCACGGCGAGGTCTTTGTCACTGATGACGGCGCGGAAACGGATCTTGATCTGGGACACTACGAACGTTTCATTGATGAAAATTTGTCCAAAGCCTCCAACGTGACAACAGGCAAAATCTACCAGTCGGTGATCAATAAAGAAAGAAAAGGTGAGTATTTGGGGTCCACCATACAGGTTATCCCCCATATCACCAATGAAATTAAAGACCGTGTTCTCCGTGTCGGCAAAAATGACAATGCGGATATCGTTATCACCGAAATCGGCGGTACTGTGGGAGATATCGAATCCCTGCCTTTCCTGGAAGCCATCCGCCAGGTCAAGAAAGACGTGCCCAACAGAAATGATGTCATCTATGTCCATGTCACCCTTGTGCCTTACATTGCGGCGGCGGGCGAACTGAAAACGAAACCAACCCAGCACAGTGTCAAGGAACTGCGATCCATCGGTATCCAGCCGGATATCATCGTGTGCCGCACCGTGGAAAAACTGTCGGATGAAATGAAAAAGAAAATCGGCATGTTCTGCGATGTGGAACCGGAAGCCGTCATCAATAACCTGACGGCGGACAGCATTTATGAAGTGCCTCTTCTTATGGAACAGGAAGGTCTCGACCATATCGCTCTGAAAAAATTGGGACTTGAAGATCGTCCGGTGGATATGGAAGACTGGAAAGCCATGGTAGAACGCATGACCACGGCAAAAAAGGAAGTGCAGATCGCCCTTGTCGGTAAATATGTCCGGCTCCATGACGCTTACCTTTCCGTAGCGGAAGCGCTGTCCCATGCGGGATACGCCATGGGGGCCAAGGTGAACATCCGCTGGATCAATTCCGAAATCCTTGAAGAAGAAAAGCCGGATCTGGATGAAGTATTTGCCGGTGTTGACGGTATCGTCGTCCCCGGCGGCTTCGGCTACCGCGGTGTGGAGGGGAAAATCGACGCTATTCGTTATGCCCGTGAAAATAAAATTCCCTTCCTTGGGCTCTGCCTCGGCATGCAGTGCGCCGTCATCGAATTTGCCAGAAACGTGTGCCACATGGAACAAGCCAACTCTTCCGAATTTATTCCCGACGGGAAATATCCCGTCATTGACCTCATGCCCGATCAGGAAGACGTCACGGAAAAAGGCGGTACCATGCGCCTCGGCATCTATCCGTGCAAGCTGAAAGAAGGAACAAGGGCGAGAACTTTGTATGAAAATCAGGAAATCGTCTACGAACGCCACCGCCACAGATACGAAGTGTCCAACGAATTCCGTCCGCAGATGGAAGCGGCGGGTCTTGTCATTTCCGGCACCAGCCCCGATGACCGTCTCGTGGAAATTATCGAATTAAAAGACCATCCCTACTTTGCCGCCACCCAGGCCCATCCGGAATTCAAGAGCCGCCCGAACCGGCCCCACCCCCTCTTCAACGGTTTTATGGAAGCTGCCGTGAAACAAAGCGGTGAATAAAATATGAAAAGAAAACGCTCCCTGCAGGGCGTTTTTTTGATGGAGAAATGTGAAATGAAAGGATTAATAAAAACAGATTTGGGGATTGACATTTTGTATTTTGTTAAAATTTATACAGAAAAAGAGTTTCAAAAATATTTATTATAAAATGCAAAGTTAAAATTAAATATAAGGTGTGATATAATTATATATATAATTATGATTAAGTTGGTTATTATTTAAGGGAGGTTTTTTCATGAAAAAAAGATACGTACTGTTACTTTGCGCGGCTGCTTTGTCTATTGGCGCGGCTTGCTCTTCCGTGTCTGCCCACGGTGTGTTTATTGCAAACCGTTTTGACCAGAAAGCCCTTGTCCTTGGGGAAGGACCGACAGACAACGCGTACAATCCGTCCTGTGTGAAGGCGGTGGAAGCTTATGATAAGAATTTCGACGCTATGAATGTGGAAACTGTAAATTATGAGGATCATATTTCTATCATTCCCACGGATGAGTTGGGTGTAACGGTGACTTTCTTTGATTATGGCTTCTTCACGAAAGACAGCTCCGGCAAAATGCATCAGGCTCCGTTTGCGGAAGTAGCGGACGCGGTGAAGACGACCCACGCGATCAAATGGAATATTAACTACTGGAGCCCCGATGTAAAACCGGGCGGCATTTATAATGTGCCGATCCAGATCGTTCCCCAGGTGAATCCACTGACGCTCCGCAAGGGCGATACGTATAGAATCCGTGTATATAAAGATGGCAAGCCCTATGCGAACGCGCCTCTCATCAAGGACGTCATCAATGACCTGACTAATGAGTCCACAGCCGACGCGGACGGTTACGCTACAGTTACTGTCAGCGCAAACGGTCTGAACGTAGTAGGTGTGGAAGTGGCAGGGGAGAAAGAGGATGAACATACCACGCCGAAGTATTTCTCTTCTCTCTCTTTCATTATTGATCCGGAATAATCTAAAAGACCGTGGGACATACTATAAATACAGATGTTCCGCGGTCTTTTTTTATGCTATTGATACTGTTTTGATACTATTGCGTCCTATATCATTTAATTTAGCGGTTAATTCCTCTTGCTTAGACGGGTATAAATGGGAGTAGGTTTGAAGAGTTGTTTTAATATCTTCATGTCCTAAACGTTCTTTTATAAGTAAGGGAGAAAAAACCATTTCAATTAATAGGCTTGCGTGGCTGTGGCGCAGATCATGAATTCGTATCTGTTCTGCACCCGAAAGCTTGCATCCTAATTTCATATGGCGGAAAAGCCAAAATTTAGTACAAGGAAATATGCGTTCATTCTGCTTAATATATGGCAGGCGGTTAATATAATCGGCGAGCATATCCACAATGAATTGTGGAAGCAGGATGACTCTATTTCCTTTTTCCGTTTTTGGCGATGTTATGATGTCTTTTTTATGCAGGCGTGAATAGGTTTTATTAACACGTATACTTTTTTCTTTTTCATAAAAATCTGACAGAGTGAGTGCTAATAATTCTTCTGACCGCATTCCTGTATAAAATAGCAGGTTAAAGACGAGATATTCCTATTGATACATACGTATACACGTGCTACAATAGAATCAATAAAGGAGATATGGCAGGATGAAAGACAAAGACTTACTGAAACTGCTTTTGAAAAATGGATGGCAAGACGTGAGACAGCGTGGAAGCCATCACAGGCTTGTCAAAGGCGATAAGTTTGAAGTTATAGCTGTCCACGGCAAAGATATGCCGAAGGGACTGCTGAACGCCATACTAAAGAGAACGGGGCTGAAATAAGCCCCGCATGGGTGACAAAGGAGGTAATGAAAATGTTATTTATTTATCCGGCGGTTATACACGAAGACGCAGATGGAATGTGGGCAGAGTTTCCGGATTTAGAAGGGTGCACTACATACGGTGATACAATGGAAGAGATTTTGTCCGGAGCCGCGGAGGCAATGGAGCTGTACGTATTAGGAATGATGGAAGACGGAGTGCAGCTTCCTATGCCGACTGACATTAAAGAAATTAAGAGACTGGATAAAAATGCTTTCGCAACGTTGATTCAATCTGATGTGGATCTGGCGAAAAACACGAAATCGGTTAAAAAGACATTGACAATTCCAGCATGGTTAAATCAGCGGGCATTGGACAAAGGGATTAATTTTTCTAAGGTACTTCAAGAGGCGCTGGTTGCGAAAACAGTTTAATAAAGATACAGGTTACGGCCGTCCGAATGGGCGGCTTTTGCATTTTCTATACATTTCCGGCGGTACGTACTGCTCAATGGGCGGGATTTTAAATGGGGAGAGGAAGTCCGATGCCCGAGAGCAGCGGTCCGAAATTGACAGCGTATGTTTTTCTTTCCGTATTGAAGATATGGATATATTCCCACCTCACTGCCGATTTCCCGCTTATGGACGGCTACAGTGAGGCAGTGGCCGGCTTATTCACGATCTGTTTATAGAGCAGCTCTTCCTCCGAATTTTCTTTCACTTTTTTCCATCCGAAATCCGATTCATGGAAAGTTTCAATTTTCTTGACGTTCCCGTTTCGATCATATTCAATTTTGGAAGCAAGGGTGTATTTCTTCCGGTGGGTATCAAA from Dialister invisus DSM 15470 includes:
- a CDS encoding CTP synthase yields the protein MTKYIFVTGGVVSSLGKGITAASLGRLLKNRGYKVTIQKFDPYINIDPGTMSPYQHGEVFVTDDGAETDLDLGHYERFIDENLSKASNVTTGKIYQSVINKERKGEYLGSTIQVIPHITNEIKDRVLRVGKNDNADIVITEIGGTVGDIESLPFLEAIRQVKKDVPNRNDVIYVHVTLVPYIAAAGELKTKPTQHSVKELRSIGIQPDIIVCRTVEKLSDEMKKKIGMFCDVEPEAVINNLTADSIYEVPLLMEQEGLDHIALKKLGLEDRPVDMEDWKAMVERMTTAKKEVQIALVGKYVRLHDAYLSVAEALSHAGYAMGAKVNIRWINSEILEEEKPDLDEVFAGVDGIVVPGGFGYRGVEGKIDAIRYARENKIPFLGLCLGMQCAVIEFARNVCHMEQANSSEFIPDGKYPVIDLMPDQEDVTEKGGTMRLGIYPCKLKEGTRARTLYENQEIVYERHRHRYEVSNEFRPQMEAAGLVISGTSPDDRLVEIIELKDHPYFAATQAHPEFKSRPNRPHPLFNGFMEAAVKQSGE
- a CDS encoding DUF4198 domain-containing protein, with protein sequence MKKRYVLLLCAAALSIGAACSSVSAHGVFIANRFDQKALVLGEGPTDNAYNPSCVKAVEAYDKNFDAMNVETVNYEDHISIIPTDELGVTVTFFDYGFFTKDSSGKMHQAPFAEVADAVKTTHAIKWNINYWSPDVKPGGIYNVPIQIVPQVNPLTLRKGDTYRIRVYKDGKPYANAPLIKDVINDLTNESTADADGYATVTVSANGLNVVGVEVAGEKEDEHTTPKYFSSLSFIIDPE
- a CDS encoding type II toxin-antitoxin system HicA family toxin translates to MKDKDLLKLLLKNGWQDVRQRGSHHRLVKGDKFEVIAVHGKDMPKGLLNAILKRTGLK
- a CDS encoding type II toxin-antitoxin system HicB family antitoxin, producing the protein MLFIYPAVIHEDADGMWAEFPDLEGCTTYGDTMEEILSGAAEAMELYVLGMMEDGVQLPMPTDIKEIKRLDKNAFATLIQSDVDLAKNTKSVKKTLTIPAWLNQRALDKGINFSKVLQEALVAKTV